The genome window GATGCTTCAGATCATATTCTTCGCCATTCTCGTCGGGGTGGCCATCTCCCTTGTGCCCAACGAGAAAGCGAGGCCTCTGCTGCAGGTGTTCGAGGGCTTGAACGAGGTCATGATCCAGATTGTCAGGCTGGTGATCCGGCTTGCCCCGTACGGGGTCTTTGCCCTTATCGCTTCCGTGGTAGCCAATTTCGGCTTCCGTATCCTTCTCGCTCTCCTGAAGTACGCCCTGATTACGATTGCCGGCCTGATGATCCTCAACTTCCTCTATCCGCCCATCGTGCGGTTGCTGTCTGGGATGCGCCCCATGGAGTTCATGCGGGGGATTCGACCCGCGCAGTTGATCGCATTCAGCACGAGCTCCAGCTCGGCCACCCTGCCCGTCACCATTCAGTGTGCGGTGGACAATCTCGGCGTGCCGATGGATATTGCGAGCTTTGTCCTCCCCCTTGGGGCCACGATCAACATGAACGGAACGGCGCTCTATCAGGGGGTGTCCGCGGTTTTCATCGCTCAGGTTTACGGGATGCACCTGACGCTTACCGATCAGCTTACCATCGTCGTCACCGCGACGCTGGCCGCCGTAGGGACGGCAGGGGCTCCAGGCGTGGGGATGTTGATGCTGGTAACCGTCCTGAAGCAGGTCGGAATTCCCCTGGAAGGGATCGCCCTGATCCTGGGTGTGGAGCGCATTCTGGACATGTTCCGCACGGTGATCAACATTACGGGGGACGCTTCGGCGGCCGTCATCGTGGCGGCGTCCGAGGGGGAGCTGAACGCGCCGGCAAGTTCCCGCCAGGACCGCAAGACCGGCAGGGAATGACGATGAGCCGTCGCCCCGTCATCGGCATCCTCGGGATCGGTGCCGCTGCCGCAGCCGTATTCCTTCGTGAGACCACCGACATCATCCGCCTTTCCGCCTCAGGCAAGGACTACGGAGCGTGGTCCTTATTGCCGGCCCTCCTGAGCATTTCCCTTTGCTTCCTTACGCGCCGCGTGATTGCCTCCTTGTTTCTCGGAGTGGCAGCCGCCGGGCTGGTCACGGGGAAATGGAACATCGTGCGCGAGTTTCTGCTTCCCGCCATTGGCAGCGCCCGCTACGCCGAGATCCTCCTGGTGTATCTCTGGTGCCTTGGTGGACTGATTGGAGTGTGGACGCGTACGGGTGGGGCTTACTATTTTGCCGACTGGGTCGCTTGCCGGCTTGTTCGCGGACCCCGCTCGGCCAAGCTGCTCACCTTCCTTCTTGGCCTTGTGTTCCACCAGGGAGGGACGATCAGCACAATCCTTACGGGTACGACGGCGCGTCCCGTGGCCGACAGGCATCGTGTCAGCCACGAGGAGCTGTCCTACATCGTTGACTCAACGGCCAGTCCCGTAGCGACGCTGCTTCCCTTCAACGTGTGGCCAATCTACACAGGCGGGCTCATTGCCGGCACTACACCCCTTCTGGCGGACCGATCTGTGGCCGTCGCTTATTTGTTTAAGGCGATCCCTCTAAACTTCTATTCGCTGACCGCCGTGCTCTTCACCTTCCTGGTGAGTCTGGAGCTCCTCCCCTGGTATGGCCGGAGGCTGCACTCGGCCCTTCGCCGCGCCCGCACCACCGGGAAGCTGGATCGCGACGGCGCCCGACCTCTCACCTCCGAAGAGCTCACTGCCGTCAAGATCCCGCCTGGTTATCGCCCGGGATTGGAGGATTTTGCCCTGCCCCTCGGCGTCCTGCTGACCGTGGCGATCGGGCCGTATTTTGTGTCTGGCACGCTGCGTATCGCGGAGGCCTTTGTGCTCGGTCTCGTCTCCGCCATCGTGCTCGCCCTGTTGAAAGGCATGTCCCTCGGAGAGGTCATGGACGGTTTTATCGACGGGTGCAAAGGGGTAACCATAGGGGCGCTCATCTTAGGGCTGGCCGTGACCCTGGGACAGACGGCGGAAGCCACCGGGGCGGCTCATTTCGTCGTCCGCACGGTCGGGAATTTTCTCCACCCCGTCGCACTCCCTACCATCCTCTTCCTCGTCACCATGTTCATTGCCTTCTCGACGGGGACCTCCTGGGGAACCTATGCCGTGATCTTGCCCATTGGCATGCCCCTCGTCTACAGCGTGAGCGGCGACCCTCTCTACAACCTGCTTTGCTTTGCCGCGATGATCGGCGGCTCGGTGTATGGGGACCACTGCTCGCCCATCAGCGACACGACCATCCTTTCGTCGCTGGCTACGGGTACGGACCTCATGGACCATGTGACCACGCAGCTGCCGTTAGCCACTGTGGCCGCGGCGATCTCCTCCCTGGCCTACCTCGTGGCGGCTGCCATCATCCTCTGAGGTCTCTTGAGCAGTTAGGGGAACCGGTTGGGTTACCGGGAACGGCTACGTCCCCGCAAAGGACACATCGTCAATCCCCGCCTCCAACATCTCGAGGATCTCGTCGACCGTATGGCCATCCTGCGGAAATCCAGCCAGACGGATGCTTAGGGGGATCGGCCCGATCGTCCTTTCGAGATCGGATCGGATTTCCAGGGCCTTCCTACGCGCCTGGGGAGGGGAAAGACCCGGCAACACCGCGACAATCGCATCGGTGCCGTAGAACCCTGCCTCCTCTGCGGATAGGGCCCCCAACACTCGTCGCAGAATGCCGCTCACGATTCTTCGAGCCCGCTCTTCCCCCGCAATCTCACGCAAACGCCGTAAGTCGTGAAGACGAACCTGCAGCACGGTGGCGGACTGTCCTGGGCCAAGCTTGCCGAACAGACGCTGGATGTGCGCAATGATGGTCTGGGGATCCAGGAAACGCTGCGCCAGCTCTGGGTCGACAAGAGCCGCAAGCTGGCTGGGTCCCGCCCGCTGCCGAACGACTTCGGAACGCGTTGCCCCATTCCCGTCGCCGGGCAGGCGGTATTTCCAGATTGTCCTCCTTTCCAGCGCCCCCACATCGAGAAATCGCCCGCAGCGTAAGCACCGGCAGTTCACCCCGGGTTCCGGGAAGGCCTTTCCGCACTCGACACAGACGTAGCGCGCACCCGCTTTTTCGAGCTCGTCGAGGTCCACAGGCCGGGAGCAGCGCGGGCACCGGTCGGCCAGAAAATCGGAACGCAGGCCCGTGTGACCACACCCGTGGCGATAGAGCTTCTGTGTGCGGAGATTGGCCGATCCACAACCTGGACACACTTCGCGGAAGCTCAAGTTGGGGTGCCCGCAAACCGGACATAGGTACACCACGTCATAGAATTCCCGCTCCAGGTGACCGTTGGCAGCGAGCTGGTCAAGAAAGTCCAACTCCTGTCCCGGCTCCTCAAGCTGGAGGACTTTTGCCAAGCGAGCGATGCTGAAACCGTACCGCGACGTGACGTCGGGCTCGGGGACCAGCTCGGAGATGTCCTCGCGTTTAAGCCACTCCAGAACCCACGGGGCGCCAGCTTGGCCGCCTTCGGGGGCCTGCGGTCGCTGGACCAGGTGGAGCCAGTTTCGAATCTTGAGCCTTAGCTCTTCACGATCGTAGGGTTTGGTAAGGTAGTCCGCAGCCCCGAGTCGGAGGGCTTCTATGCGCGTACGGGGGTCAAAGTCCTCGGTCAGCACGAGGACCGGGACGCGGGCTTCAGCCACGCGCGAATGGATCTCACGCAACGCGGAGAGCTGCGAGGCACCCGGCAAGTGGGGCTCGACCACGACCAGCTCAAACTTGGAAGACGAGAGCAAGTTTGAAGCGGAAACAAGGTCTTGACAAAGGGATACCGTGTAGCCCTCGGCGGTGAGCAGCTGCCGGAGTCGGTCCCCGACCACCGGATCGGGCTCTACGATGAGCACGCGCTCGCGCGCCACAGCTACCCCCTGGAGTGGAGAGCGCTGTACTCTTCAAGCCGCGAAACCGTGTTCACCTGGGCGCTCGGGTGATCCTCGACCAGATGCACGTGCCCTTCCGCCACTTCCGGCTCTCCCTTGGGAAGGGTGAAGTGCACGCAGAAGTACTTGCCGTATTCCGATTCGGCCCAGATTCGCCCACCGTGGCTTTCGACAATGCAGCGGGTGTTGTACAACCCGAGCCCGGAGCCTCGTTCCCTGGTCTCCTTCTTTGGGATGTCTACGAATTTTCCGAAGATGGTGCTCAGTTGGTCGCGGTGCACCCCCTCCCCCTCGTTGAAGACGGTCACGTGGTAATGGTCGCCCTCGTCGCGAATGGCGTACCGGATCGCCGTTCCCTCCCGACCGTAGCGGATCGCGTTGGAAAACAGGTTCTGTACCACCACCGCCATCAGCTCTCCATCAGCCCAGAGATCGGGCGTGCTTTCCAGGGAGTCCGATTCCCGCTCGACCCGCATTCGCCGAGCTCGCAGCTGTTCTTCCAGTTCGCCGACGATGGGCCGCAAGACCTCCGCTTCCAGATCGACGGGAGTGCGGCGCAGCGGCATGCGACCGTTTTCGATCTTGGCCAGATCCAGGTAATTCCGGGTCATCTCGATCAGTTTGCGGGCCACGCGAGCGATAATCTGGACGGCTTCGCGCTGGCCCTCCGTGAGCTCCCCGAGGATGCCCTCGTCTAATAGCTCCGCAAACCCCAGCAGGGAGACCAGCGGACTGCGTAGCTCATGGGAGACAAACCCCAGCATGCTCAAATAGTGGGCATTGAGACGCCGAAGCTCGTCATTCGCCTTTGCCAGTTCCTCCGATCGAACCCGCAGCTCCCGGTAAGCCTCTTCCAGCTGTCGATACACTCGGGCATTCTCGTGCAGAAGAACGGCCTGAGCGGAGAACATGAGCAGCGATCGCAGCTTCTCCCTCTCCGTCAATCCCCCTTTGCCTTCGTGGAGGGAGAGGACATCCTCTCCCGGGATCTCCTCGAAGCGACTAATGTACTCGTCCAGGACGCGATCGATCAGTTCCTCAGGGGAGACGGCTTTGGGGATGAGATCAAGGCTAACGTGGAAGTTTCGGCAGAGCTCCTCCAGGCGAACTCGCAGTTCTTCGGCGGTTTCTACCTCGCGCCCTCGTGACATGGACTCCCTCGAATCCTTTTCTCGCGTGGCACCTATCCAACCCATCGGAACGATCGTGGCGCGAAAAGGCCTGCGAGGCCGCTCCCGCAAACCACGCACAAATGGCGGTCGATTCGATTTTCGGAAGTTTGGCGACTTTTCTTAAGAGGCCCAAAAGGAGGGCGGAACTTTCCCCCATTGAGCACCCCACCCGGACGTGGGAGTCCACGTTGCCCCCGCAGGAGGGCGTGAATCAGGTGTACCGGGTCCCGCCGCCGCGAAATCGCCAGAGGATCAGACCTAAGGTGACGGCCAGCACAGCGAGAAATAGGAGCCCGCCTCGCCGATAACCACGCAGGGCTCCGTCCAGCGCTTCGAGCTGGGAGACAAGATCGCGCTCCTGCGTCTCTAACGCGAGGGATCGGAGCTGGGCCTGTTCTTCGAGTGCCCGTAGACTATCCAGCCGCGCAAGCACCGAATCTGCCTCCATCCGACCCCGGGCAGCCCCTAGGCCTGGATGGGCCCTGTGGCTGGCGGAAAAGAGGAAGCAGGCCAGACCGAGGACCATCAGGCGATGAGCGATCAGGAGACGACCTCCGCACGAATCAGGTTGGTTCGCCCGGGCACGCCGACGGGGGTACCCGCGGTCACAATCACACGGTCGCCCTCGCGAAGCAACCCCGCCTCTTTCGCAACCCTGATACATCGGGCGACCATTTCATCGGTGTCCCGAAACTCCTCGGTGAGGATTGGGTAGACACCCCAAACCAGGCACATCGCACGAAAGGTTTCCTCGCGGCTCGTCACTGCGATCTGAATGGAAGCCGGCCGATAGCGAGCGACCAATCGCGCCGTACTGCCCGACTCCGTGGGGGTGAGGATCGCCACGGCGCCTAAGTCGCGAGCCATCAGGTTGGCGGCCCGGCCGACAGCGCCCGCCACGGTGAGCTTGTCCTCCGAGCCCGACTCCACAACCCCGTGCCAGAACGGATAGACTTCCTCGGCGGCGCGGATGATCTGGTCCATTACGCGCACCGATTCCACGGGGTACCGACCGACGGCCGTCTCCTCCGAAAGCATCAGGGCGTCTGAGCCGTCCAGAACGGCGTTGGCCACGTCGGTAGCCTCGGCACGGGTTGGTCGGGGGCTGTCCACCATCGATCGCAGCATCTGGGTGGCCGTAACCACCGGCACGCCCCGTCGATTGCAGCGGCGAATGATCTCTTTCTGGACCAGGGGCACCCTCTCGAGGGCTGTCTCCACGGCCAAGTCCCCGCGCGCGACGATGGCGCCATCGGCAACGGCCAGTATGTCCTCCAGCCGGTCGATGGCCTCCTGCTTCTCGATCTTAGCAATCACCGGAAGCTCCTTCCCCTTCCTGTGCAAATAGTCCTTCACCTCCAGGATGTCCTCCGGCGATCGCACGAAGGACAGGGCGACCAGGTCCACGCCGATCTGCAGACCGAAGTCCAAGTCGTCCCAATCCTTCTGGCTCATGGCCCTGATCCGTAGCCGGCCGCCCG of candidate division KSB1 bacterium contains these proteins:
- a CDS encoding HAMP domain-containing histidine kinase; this translates as MSRGREVETAEELRVRLEELCRNFHVSLDLIPKAVSPEELIDRVLDEYISRFEEIPGEDVLSLHEGKGGLTEREKLRSLLMFSAQAVLLHENARVYRQLEEAYRELRVRSEELAKANDELRRLNAHYLSMLGFVSHELRSPLVSLLGFAELLDEGILGELTEGQREAVQIIARVARKLIEMTRNYLDLAKIENGRMPLRRTPVDLEAEVLRPIVGELEEQLRARRMRVERESDSLESTPDLWADGELMAVVVQNLFSNAIRYGREGTAIRYAIRDEGDHYHVTVFNEGEGVHRDQLSTIFGKFVDIPKKETRERGSGLGLYNTRCIVESHGGRIWAESEYGKYFCVHFTLPKGEPEVAEGHVHLVEDHPSAQVNTVSRLEEYSALHSRG
- a CDS encoding sodium:proton antiporter, which encodes MSRRPVIGILGIGAAAAAVFLRETTDIIRLSASGKDYGAWSLLPALLSISLCFLTRRVIASLFLGVAAAGLVTGKWNIVREFLLPAIGSARYAEILLVYLWCLGGLIGVWTRTGGAYYFADWVACRLVRGPRSAKLLTFLLGLVFHQGGTISTILTGTTARPVADRHRVSHEELSYIVDSTASPVATLLPFNVWPIYTGGLIAGTTPLLADRSVAVAYLFKAIPLNFYSLTAVLFTFLVSLELLPWYGRRLHSALRRARTTGKLDRDGARPLTSEELTAVKIPPGYRPGLEDFALPLGVLLTVAIGPYFVSGTLRIAEAFVLGLVSAIVLALLKGMSLGEVMDGFIDGCKGVTIGALILGLAVTLGQTAEATGAAHFVVRTVGNFLHPVALPTILFLVTMFIAFSTGTSWGTYAVILPIGMPLVYSVSGDPLYNLLCFAAMIGGSVYGDHCSPISDTTILSSLATGTDLMDHVTTQLPLATVAAAISSLAYLVAAAIIL
- a CDS encoding response regulator → MARERVLIVEPDPVVGDRLRQLLTAEGYTVSLCQDLVSASNLLSSSKFELVVVEPHLPGASQLSALREIHSRVAEARVPVLVLTEDFDPRTRIEALRLGAADYLTKPYDREELRLKIRNWLHLVQRPQAPEGGQAGAPWVLEWLKREDISELVPEPDVTSRYGFSIARLAKVLQLEEPGQELDFLDQLAANGHLEREFYDVVYLCPVCGHPNLSFREVCPGCGSANLRTQKLYRHGCGHTGLRSDFLADRCPRCSRPVDLDELEKAGARYVCVECGKAFPEPGVNCRCLRCGRFLDVGALERRTIWKYRLPGDGNGATRSEVVRQRAGPSQLAALVDPELAQRFLDPQTIIAHIQRLFGKLGPGQSATVLQVRLHDLRRLREIAGEERARRIVSGILRRVLGALSAEEAGFYGTDAIVAVLPGLSPPQARRKALEIRSDLERTIGPIPLSIRLAGFPQDGHTVDEILEMLEAGIDDVSFAGT
- the pyk gene encoding pyruvate kinase: MRRTKIVCTIGPASEDESVLRELIRAGMDVARLNFSHSTLEQHAARAEKIRRLSRELRRPVAILQDLSGPKIRIGKLENDSAELRPGDDLELRPGSDTGNPHLLFVDYPYLLDDLKAGDRVLLGDGQVELRVTAVERDGVRCQVVVGGQITSRKGINIPGGRLRIRAMSQKDWDDLDFGLQIGVDLVALSFVRSPEDILEVKDYLHRKGKELPVIAKIEKQEAIDRLEDILAVADGAIVARGDLAVETALERVPLVQKEIIRRCNRRGVPVVTATQMLRSMVDSPRPTRAEATDVANAVLDGSDALMLSEETAVGRYPVESVRVMDQIIRAAEEVYPFWHGVVESGSEDKLTVAGAVGRAANLMARDLGAVAILTPTESGSTARLVARYRPASIQIAVTSREETFRAMCLVWGVYPILTEEFRDTDEMVARCIRVAKEAGLLREGDRVIVTAGTPVGVPGRTNLIRAEVVS
- a CDS encoding dicarboxylate/amino acid:cation symporter translates to MLQIIFFAILVGVAISLVPNEKARPLLQVFEGLNEVMIQIVRLVIRLAPYGVFALIASVVANFGFRILLALLKYALITIAGLMILNFLYPPIVRLLSGMRPMEFMRGIRPAQLIAFSTSSSSATLPVTIQCAVDNLGVPMDIASFVLPLGATINMNGTALYQGVSAVFIAQVYGMHLTLTDQLTIVVTATLAAVGTAGAPGVGMLMLVTVLKQVGIPLEGIALILGVERILDMFRTVINITGDASAAVIVAASEGELNAPASSRQDRKTGRE